ACGACATTTGGTTTCGGACGCAGCCAAAGACGGAAAGCGGAGCGCTTTCCACCAATCAGGACTGTTTTTGTTCGTTACCATGACAGCAGAGTAAACAACTGCTCTCTAAGGAAGTTTGTCAGTAAGCAATAAGAAATTGATCGATAACTTTTATCTCAAAAACACAAGTAAAATAAGCATTCTTGTAAATCAAGGCGTTATATACGTTCGAATTGAGCAAATACCTTTTTGTTAGGAGACATAGAGGAAGCCACAGTGGTCGCAATGGCTGGAAAAGTTCTTTGTGAAGCAACAGAACTGTACAACATCCTAAATCAATACACTCGTCTATCGAGGCTTGCAGATATCAACTTTCTTTGTCTGATTGGTAAGAATTAGAGGGTCATTCCTCTTATTTCATGTAAAACCAACTACACATTGTATACAGATGTGTTCAATAATAATTCTACAACCAAAAATGGACAGAATGTATGTtacaagaatagttcacccaaaaatgttttctcatcatttactcaccgtcatgccatcccagatgtgtttgattttctttcttgtaaacagcacaaacaaatatttttaaaagaatatttgtgCTTTGTCGGTCTATAcagtgcatgtgaatggtgaccaaatctttgaagctctaataagcagataaaggcagcataaaagtaatccatactactccagtggtttgatCCATCTGGTTTGGGtgcgaacagaccaaaatgtatctccTTATCACTGTGCATCTTGCCATAGCAGTCTCTAGGCACCACTCTAGGAGGTGTAATCGATCTTGAAataatgattgtgcctagagaccgCTATGGCAAGATCCACAGtgtaaaaggagttacatttttggtctgttcttaccacCAATCCTAAAAGATAACTTCAAAACACATGGTTAAAACAACtagagtaatatggattacttatatgctgccattatgtgccttttggagcttcaaagtcaccattcacttgcactgtatagaCCTAGCTGAGAGATTTTTCTATAAATAttcgtttgtgttctacagaagaaagaaagtcatagacatctgggatggcatgagggtgagtaaatgatgagagaattaaaatgtttggatgaactacccctttaagaatgATGGATAAACCATATTTTTCTTTGACACAGATAATTGACagtgttcatgtatatatatatatataaaaaaatatacatataaatgtataatatatatgtataaatatatatataaaattataaaaaaaagagaacatAAAAGTGAAATTTCAACAGGAAAAATAAGACACTAATGCACtggtatgcatatatatatatatatatatatatatatataaaattagcaTACCAGTGCATTAGTGTCTTTTTTTTCCTGTTGAAATTTCACTTTTTatgttctcttttttttataattatggattaaaacatcaacaacaataaTCGTTGTCTTATTTCTTCAGATGCCCGTCCAGCAGAAGCGTATTACTTCAGCCACATCATTACTGCCAGAAATGCAAAATGGGTTTGTTTCAGTTTCATGTGTTCGTTCACTAAATAAAATGGGTTTCTAATTGAGGatcgtttgtgtctttttggtaaGTTCTAGTATCCTTCAAAATGAAATCTCTATAAAATATCATGTTTCTCTTTTCGCTCTCTGATTGCAAAGGATTCTGAAGGAAAGTTTGTTATTCCCATGGATATTGAGGTTGAAAGTATGAGATACATCATTGTATATGATAGCAGCACTGATTCTTTGTTGGATTCAGGTAAGAGCACTAGGTAACTAGCAAATTTTTTCTAACATGATATGAACTCTGCTATAATTGCTATTACAATGCTGATGAGGTTTGTTTTTACAGGTCCGGCCACAGACTATGCAGACAGCCTTGCAAAAGCGAGCCGCTTTCCCATTCAGATTCTAAATGGGGGCTATGAGAAGTTTTCTGCACTCTATCCTTTCCTAAGAACACACAAAATTCTTTATACAATTAGGGTATTTCTATTTACAGATCATTTTTAccattttgctgttgttcttacagtttataaatgtattaaaccattaataatttttaaaatacatatatccATAGGAATTGGAGAGCTTGGAGCCCTATCCTGTGGAAATTTTACCAGGCCAGCTTTACATGGGAGATTATAGGCAGGCAACGAATCTTCAAatcctcaaagatctaaaattgAATGCACTTGTCAATCTCTCTGATGAATGCAGTCTAATGTGAGCTGTCATATATGTAGGCATAGCATTTGTTGCCATTCAATTCAATTTAAGCTTACCACTGCCCAAACAGCCCCTTTCTGCATTTTGTAATGGACCTATGAACTGATTGTTTTGCACACTAGGtttaaaaaggcaaaatgcaCTGTCCTACACATCCGAATTGCAGATTCTGAAAAGGCAGATTTGTTAACATCGTTTGAGAGACTGTGTGTTTTCATTGGTAAGTACTGTGGCATATTTAACACTAAACGGCCTGATACTTAGTATACTGAACAATTTggcaatacattgtattttaaactgACTGTGGCCGTTAAATATTTTAGATTCACATCTCAATAGTGCTTCTTGTGTTATGATATTCTCTACTCTTGGGATAAGCCGAAGCTGTGCTGTAGCAAT
The sequence above is drawn from the Xyrauchen texanus isolate HMW12.3.18 chromosome 43, RBS_HiC_50CHRs, whole genome shotgun sequence genome and encodes:
- the styxl1 gene encoding serine/threonine/tyrosine-interacting-like protein 1 — encoded protein: MAGKVLCEATELYNILNQYTRLSRLADINFLCLIDARPAEAYYFSHIITARNAKWDSEGKFVIPMDIEVESMRYIIVYDSSTDSLLDSGPATDYADSLAKASRFPIQILNGGYEKFSALYPFLRTHKILYTIRELESLEPYPVEILPGQLYMGDYRQATNLQILKDLKLNALVNLSDECSLMFKKAKCTVLHIRIADSEKADLLTSFERLCVFIDSHLNSASCVMIFSTLGISRSCAVAMAYLIHHRKYMLKEAWNHIQQCKANMRPNRGFVQQLSDWELQILGQRITDIAEPNY